In Cyanobacteria bacterium GSL.Bin1, the genomic stretch AGCCCCCAACCGCAAACATGATTTCATTTCTCGGGGTGCGTTTTCCGTTTGCCGCATGATTCGCTAAGTCTGTCACCCCATCATAGGCTTCGACTTCTTGAATCAGGAGCGAGGTCATCGACTGATCTTGATATTGTCGCACTAACTGTTTGCCAAGGAGTTGTTGCGCAACGGTTACTGCCGACTGTTGAAAAAAGGTTGGGGACAATAAAGAAGAGTGGGCCATATCTGTGAAAGATGAGGTGACCTTGATTTTTGGCAAAAACAGTTATTAGTCTAACCGAGAACAAAGTTAATAGAGAGCGCGCCGCCATCCCACAAAAATCGGTCCTTACTTTTCCCTCAAAGTCATTGTATCTTTGCTCACAAAGGAGATTGAGGCATTATTGGGGAGGACGCTTGCCATGAAATACACCGACTGCATCCACATCGGTACCTCCGGTTGGGACTATCCTCATTCGCGATCGCGCTTTTACCTTGACGATCTGCCCAAAAAAACGGCTAGTTTATTACACAGTAATGTTTTGGACAATCTCTGTCATGACCTTATCAATTCAGTACATCTTTCTTAGTCACAAATTATTTGTTAATAATACAACAACGTTATACCGCAGTTGCAACATAACTAATAGTTAGACAGCTAAATCAGGACTGATATCCCTTATCTGTTCCCCCCTAAATTGAGGCTGAGTTAACATTGTTGGAAAATCTCTAGCGCCGTAATGACCAAGTTACCTAAACGTACTAAGTCTCAAAAGATTGGTGTAAGTGCTGCTGATCTACTCAACTCTGTTTTTGCTGAGTTTTGTAACGTTATTCCTGTCCCTCAAGAAAGAGATCTGGGCATCGACTTCATTTGTGAAATTATGCAGGGGGAGCACCCAACTGGAAAGTTGTTTAATATTCAATGTAAAGGGAAAGAAGAAGCTAAAGTAGAAAGTAATTCAATTACAGTTCCTATTAAAGTTGCCACCCTCAATTATTGGTTGCTTCAGCTAAATCCAACATTCTTAATTGTCGTTGATCGTCAAAACGGTTGTTTTTATTGGTCTTTCCCCCAAGATTTCCTCAATTCACTTGATAAAAATTGGAAAGAACAACAAACAGTCTCAATTCCAGTTCCTATCCAAAATCGGTTTGGGCAAGCTATAAAAATCTTACCCAGCCAAATTGCTTCAATAGTTAATTCACATGCCTCTGTTACTCCTAAAAATGGTGATTATCTCGGAACATTGACACTTGGGGATGCAATAGATAGAGCAGTTATTGATTATGGATTGTCTGTACTGAGTTCACCCTTCTATCGCCCTTTTCAGTATATGGGGATGTCTATCGCGGATGCGGCAAGGGCAGTCAACGGTAAACCCAATAAAGTAGGCAACATTATCGTTGACTCTGAGCAAGCTCATATGCTGTTAGAAGCAGAAGGCAATTTTATTAATTATGTAGATATTGAACTAAAAAAGACTAAGCCTTGGAGTCAGAGCCAACCGTTTGATTCTGGGGCAATTTTAGGAGTACTTAGTATTAACCCAGCCGAGTTGGAACTAGCTCGTAAACAGATACACTTCCACACCTATTACGACCACAAGAGAAAGTTAAAGATCGGTGTATCTTGTCAGTATGATGGCGCGCCACTATCTGTAGGATTTAGCAGCAAGTATTATAGGGCATAAAATATTAATCCGTCCGTCAAATAATTAACAGGCTATTTTTTCTGAAAATTTCATCAACTGGAGATTACACTAGGGCAGCCTGGCGAAAATAGTTAACCAGTTAGCGAATGCTCGAAGCATTGATTTTAGTTCAACTTTAGTGGTCAGTTACTTCTACCGCGTTGCACTAGGTTCTGTTGACATAAGACGATATTTTATGTGTGGAAATAAACTTATTTTTAGAGCAAACAATCAGTAAAAACCGAAGATTAAAGAAAGGGGGCGTATTAGAGGCTAAAAGACCAAACTCCTTACTCAAGAAGCTTTCTAAGATTTAGAAAAAAATTTACGACACTATTAACGAAATTCATTTCAATTAAAATTGCTACCAATGACATCGATTTGCTATTCTCATATTTGATCCTCATCGAGAAAAAAAATGAATCCTGATTTCATCAATCAAGTTGTCAATCTCATTAATGAGGAACGGACACAAGCAAATTTAGATCCGCTGCAAATGGATCGTCAATTATCTGAGGCGGCCCAACTGCACAGTGAAAGTATGGCCGATGATGATTTCTTTAGTCATTACGGCGTTGATGGATCTTCACCGTTTGATCGCATTGAAGATGCCGGCTATCAATATGCAAGGGCTGCCGAAAATCTTGCCGCAGGTTATCAAACGCCAGAAGCAGTAGTCCAAGGATGGATGAATAGTTCCGGGCATCGTGCCAATATCTTGAATTCTGACTTAACTGAAATTGGTGTTGGTTATGAATATTTAGCCAATGATACGGGTTCGGTTAACTACAACAGTTACTGGACAACTACCTTTGGAACTCCTTCGATGCCCAGCGAAAAACAAATGAATAGTGAGGAAAAAATGAATCCTGATTTCATCAATCAAGTTGTCGATCTCATTAATGAGGAACGGACACAAGCAAATTTAGATCCGCTGCAAATGGATCGTCAATTATCTGAGGCGGCTCAACTCCACAGTGAAAGTATGGCCGGTGATAATTTCTTCAGTCATTATGGGGTTGATGGGTCTTCACCGTTTGATCGCATTGAGGATGCCGGCTATCAATATGCAAGGGCTGCCGAAAATCTTGCAGCAGGTTATCAAACGCCAGAAGCCGTGGTCCAAGGATGGATGAATAGTTCAGGACATCGTGCCAATATTCTAAATTCTGACTTAACTGAAATTGGTGTTGGTTATGAATATTTAGCCAATGATACAGGTTCAGTTAACTACAACAGTTACTGGACGACTACTTTCGGAACTCCTCTTTGATTGATCCACTCCCACGGCTAAAAGCGCGTGGGATTCAGGACTCAAACAGAAGTTGCAGGACAAGCCTGTCTTACACTTCCTACTCCCACAGACGGAATCCCGCCTGTTTTTAGGTTCTTAGCTGCGTTTAAATCTCGATCATGACGAGTATAACAGCTTGGGCAGTCCCACTCCCTAACTTTCAACTCCAAGGGTTCTAAAACATATCCACAATGACTACAAGTTTTAGAACTAGGAAACCATTGGTCTCTATAAACAACTTGTTTCCCTTTCTTGAGCGCAACCCACTCTAAAATATCAAGAAATTCCCTTAATGCTAAATCAGAGACTTTTCTCCCCCAGATACGCATCATTCCTTTAAGATTTAAGGTTTCAAAATAGAGAGTGTCGAATTGGTCGGTTAACTGATGAGCAAGTTTCCAGAACCAGTCTCTTCTTTGGTTGGCTACTTTCTCATGACAACGAGCTAAATGTTTTCTTGTTCTCTCTCGACCTCTTGAACCTTTCTCCTTTCGGGATAGTTGTTTGTTGGCTTTTCTAATCTTTTTTAAGGAACGTTTTAAGAACAGAGGAGACTGAATCTCAAATCCTTCCGAGCAAGTTAGAAAACTCTTTAACCCAAAATCAAATCCAGCGATTTGACCCGTCTCAGATTTAATCTCTTGCGGAGAAGGAGTATCGACAACAACTGTTAAAAATAACTCACCTAATGGAGTTCTTTTAACCGTTACGGTTTTGACTTTCCCCTCAATGGGTTGGGAGTTCCAGAATTGATAGACTCGTTTTCCGATTTTGATCCGATTTCCACTAAGAAACTTGTAGCCAGCTTGTTTAAGCGTGAATGATTTATATTTCTTTACTTTCTTAAAGTTAGGCGGTCTAACCCCTTTCTTGTTGTGCTTAAAAAACAACTGGTAGGACTTTTCAATTCGTTGGCAAATATCTTGAACGGATTGAGAGCCTAACGTTTGCCATTGAGGATTTCGCTTTCTCAACTTGGCAATATGCTTCTGAAGTTTAGCACCGTTCAAATGCTTTCCAAACATACGATAATACCGCTTATGAAGG encodes the following:
- a CDS encoding DUF4365 domain-containing protein encodes the protein MTKLPKRTKSQKIGVSAADLLNSVFAEFCNVIPVPQERDLGIDFICEIMQGEHPTGKLFNIQCKGKEEAKVESNSITVPIKVATLNYWLLQLNPTFLIVVDRQNGCFYWSFPQDFLNSLDKNWKEQQTVSIPVPIQNRFGQAIKILPSQIASIVNSHASVTPKNGDYLGTLTLGDAIDRAVIDYGLSVLSSPFYRPFQYMGMSIADAARAVNGKPNKVGNIIVDSEQAHMLLEAEGNFINYVDIELKKTKPWSQSQPFDSGAILGVLSINPAELELARKQIHFHTYYDHKRKLKIGVSCQYDGAPLSVGFSSKYYRA
- a CDS encoding CAP domain-containing protein; the encoded protein is MNPDFINQVVDLINEERTQANLDPLQMDRQLSEAAQLHSESMAGDNFFSHYGVDGSSPFDRIEDAGYQYARAAENLAAGYQTPEAVVQGWMNSSGHRANILNSDLTEIGVGYEYLANDTGSVNYNSYWTTTFGTPL
- a CDS encoding transposase; the encoded protein is MKTIKFKLYQHKRNRYLKRQINTAGVIYNHCIALHKRYYRMFGKHLNGAKLQKHIAKLRKRNPQWQTLGSQSVQDICQRIEKSYQLFFKHNKKGVRPPNFKKVKKYKSFTLKQAGYKFLSGNRIKIGKRVYQFWNSQPIEGKVKTVTVKRTPLGELFLTVVVDTPSPQEIKSETGQIAGFDFGLKSFLTCSEGFEIQSPLFLKRSLKKIRKANKQLSRKEKGSRGRERTRKHLARCHEKVANQRRDWFWKLAHQLTDQFDTLYFETLNLKGMMRIWGRKVSDLALREFLDILEWVALKKGKQVVYRDQWFPSSKTCSHCGYVLEPLELKVREWDCPSCYTRHDRDLNAAKNLKTGGIPSVGVGSVRQACPATSV